A part of Prolixibacteraceae bacterium genomic DNA contains:
- a CDS encoding arylsulfatase: protein MNKHTLLFTSFALCSAMTSCSVKKKQEKEEKVEKPNIVVIYLDDLGYGDLSCYGADAISTPNMDALANGGVRFTNGHSTSATCTPSRYGLLTGEYPWRNAKAKILPGSAPLLINPKKMTLPKMLKTAGYHTGIVGKWHLGLGAGDLDWNKEIKPGPNEVGFDDSYIMAATQDRVPTVYIENDHVDNLDPNDPISISYKHNFDGQPTGKNNPEMLKLEWHHGHNNTIVNGIPRIGFMKGGKAAHWKDEEMADHFLAKAKAYVDNHKDEPFFLYYALQQPHVPRTPSPRFVGKSGLGARGDVILEADWCVGEFIKHLKEKHLLENTLIVLSSDNGPVLNDGYKDQAVELNGNHKATGPYRGGKYSLYEAGTRVPFICYWKGKIEPKVSNALVCQVDLMSSFAHFVGSDIRGKDSKDILGALLGKSDDGRKGLVLEAFTRTAYEEGDWVMIPPHKGAAINKNVNIELGNSKEYQLYNLKDDIHQQVNLATKNKEKLDAMVQTYNSIVHSK, encoded by the coding sequence ATGAATAAACACACATTACTATTCACTTCTTTCGCACTCTGCTCTGCTATGACATCGTGTAGTGTAAAGAAGAAGCAAGAAAAAGAAGAGAAAGTTGAGAAACCCAATATCGTTGTAATCTATCTTGATGATTTGGGGTATGGCGATTTGAGTTGTTATGGTGCGGATGCGATCTCAACTCCCAATATGGATGCTTTAGCTAATGGAGGTGTTCGTTTTACCAATGGACATTCGACCTCTGCTACTTGTACGCCTAGTCGTTATGGATTGTTGACAGGTGAGTATCCATGGAGGAATGCGAAGGCGAAGATACTGCCTGGGTCTGCACCATTACTGATTAACCCTAAGAAGATGACGCTGCCTAAGATGTTAAAGACCGCAGGTTATCATACAGGAATTGTTGGTAAGTGGCATTTGGGTCTTGGAGCAGGAGATCTTGATTGGAATAAGGAGATTAAGCCAGGACCTAATGAAGTCGGATTTGATGATTCTTATATTATGGCAGCGACACAGGATAGAGTTCCTACTGTCTATATTGAGAATGATCATGTGGATAATTTGGACCCCAATGATCCTATATCGATATCATATAAACATAACTTTGATGGACAACCCACAGGAAAGAATAATCCTGAGATGTTAAAACTAGAATGGCATCATGGACATAACAATACCATTGTAAACGGGATTCCTCGTATTGGCTTTATGAAAGGTGGAAAAGCTGCTCATTGGAAAGATGAAGAGATGGCAGATCATTTTCTTGCGAAGGCTAAAGCGTATGTAGATAATCATAAAGATGAACCATTCTTTTTATATTATGCATTACAACAGCCTCATGTACCTCGTACACCAAGCCCACGTTTTGTTGGAAAATCGGGTTTAGGGGCTCGTGGTGATGTCATTCTTGAGGCCGATTGGTGCGTTGGAGAGTTTATTAAGCATTTAAAAGAGAAACATCTTTTAGAGAATACATTAATTGTTCTTTCGAGTGATAATGGTCCTGTTTTAAATGATGGATATAAGGATCAGGCGGTAGAACTTAATGGTAATCACAAGGCTACAGGACCTTATCGAGGAGGGAAATATAGTTTGTATGAGGCGGGTACTCGTGTACCATTTATCTGTTATTGGAAAGGTAAGATAGAGCCAAAAGTATCTAATGCATTGGTTTGTCAAGTGGATTTAATGTCATCATTTGCCCACTTTGTTGGAAGTGATATCAGAGGTAAAGATAGTAAGGATATTCTAGGTGCTCTTTTAGGGAAGAGTGACGATGGGCGAAAGGGATTGGTTCTAGAGGCTTTTACTCGAACAGCCTATGAGGAAGGAGATTGGGTAATGATTCCACCACATAAAGGAGCTGCGATCAATAAGAATGTTAATATTGAGTTAGGAAATTCAAAGGAGTATCAGCTATATAATTTGAAAGACGATATTCATCAGCAAGTTAATCTGGCGACAAAGAATAAAGAGAAGTTAGATGCAATGGTGCAGACATATAATTCGATTGTCCATAGTAAATAA
- a CDS encoding sulfatase-like hydrolase/transferase, translating into MHNYNLNSRFKTIIHRLSFILLLLILVDLPSNAAGKRKQPNILLLFSDDHQATAINALGNPYIQTPNIDKLVDEGTTFTKTFTETPTCAPSRTALLTGCGSLTHGTFYPKYSQSVNKNLKRWPQTMKDAGYETFWTGKFNTHGKPMEWGVDQTARIFPRGMGDHEMSFKENGKTITGFSSELFADAMINFINQKHDKPFFATIAFTAPHDPRTPPGKYATMYKPNEVPLPANLLSHYNYNDGYDQIRDEVLIPYPRDIDTVRKEIADYYGMISHMDTQIGRILDALEKSGIDKNTIVIYASDNGLAIGHHGLMGKFSFYGHSLQVPLIMRGPKIPENYRTDTYVYLHDLFPTICDMTDISIPETVESKSFLSVLKKKKQPIHEYMFGALSNLKRSVSTREYKLIRHYKSKTENKGTDEYLFFDLRNDPLEIKNEINNPLFASKISELKEELKREQIAKKDFLDPDYQ; encoded by the coding sequence ATGCACAACTACAACTTAAATTCAAGATTTAAAACCATTATTCATCGACTTTCTTTTATTCTTCTGCTGTTAATATTGGTAGATCTACCGAGTAATGCTGCAGGAAAAAGAAAACAGCCCAATATCCTCCTGCTGTTCTCTGATGACCACCAGGCAACGGCCATTAATGCTTTGGGAAATCCATATATTCAAACCCCTAACATTGATAAGCTAGTAGATGAGGGCACCACATTTACAAAAACATTTACAGAAACACCAACCTGCGCTCCTAGTCGCACAGCCCTTCTCACAGGTTGTGGTTCTTTAACCCATGGCACATTCTACCCAAAATATTCACAGAGTGTCAATAAAAATCTAAAAAGATGGCCACAAACAATGAAGGATGCTGGCTATGAGACATTCTGGACAGGTAAATTTAATACACATGGCAAACCGATGGAGTGGGGAGTAGATCAAACGGCAAGAATCTTCCCTCGCGGAATGGGAGATCATGAGATGTCTTTTAAAGAGAATGGAAAAACCATTACAGGCTTTAGCTCTGAACTATTTGCAGATGCAATGATTAATTTCATCAACCAAAAGCATGATAAACCATTCTTTGCAACCATCGCATTTACAGCACCACACGATCCTAGAACACCTCCAGGAAAATATGCTACCATGTATAAACCCAATGAAGTTCCTCTCCCTGCCAATTTACTATCTCATTACAACTACAACGATGGATACGACCAGATCAGAGATGAAGTACTCATTCCTTATCCACGAGATATTGACACCGTTAGAAAGGAGATTGCCGATTACTATGGAATGATAAGCCACATGGATACACAAATTGGTCGTATCTTAGATGCACTTGAGAAAAGTGGGATCGATAAAAACACCATTGTCATTTATGCTTCAGATAATGGTTTGGCTATTGGACACCACGGACTAATGGGGAAATTTAGCTTCTATGGACATAGTCTGCAAGTCCCACTGATAATGAGAGGACCTAAGATCCCTGAGAACTATAGAACAGACACTTATGTATATCTACACGACCTCTTCCCAACCATTTGTGATATGACCGACATCTCAATTCCTGAGACTGTAGAGTCAAAGAGTTTCCTTTCCGTTTTGAAAAAGAAAAAACAACCGATTCATGAATATATGTTTGGAGCATTATCCAATCTAAAACGATCAGTATCCACAAGAGAATATAAACTCATTAGACACTACAAATCAAAAACAGAAAATAAAGGTACAGATGAGTATCTATTTTTCGATCTAAGAAATGATCCCTTAGAGATTAAAAATGAGATCAACAATCCACTATTTGCATCTAAGATTTCCGAACTGAAAGAGGAGCTAAAGCGTGAACAGATAGCCAAGAAGGATTTTCTAGATCCCGATTATCAATAA